A stretch of the Salmo salar chromosome ssa20, Ssal_v3.1, whole genome shotgun sequence genome encodes the following:
- the LOC106581118 gene encoding bromodomain and WD repeat-containing protein 3 isoform X1, whose amino-acid sequence MAKSRNISLLESELYYLISRFLTTGPCRRAAEVNWRALLTFLTIQNCWRIVHESSTFETPICFNQLQVLASELEEYQLLPCRLDWQGHEHPRSYEDLVASNRHIAPDHLLQICKQIGPILDKEVPSCVPGVHSLLGTGRQSLLRTSKDYGNVRRKGSSFAALHRGRPPEMHLNCRDPPNLVEVYRGRELTGTQRFSTVNPVSNYQHMRMHRRILGHLSAVYCIAFDRTGLRIFTGSDDCLVKIWSSFDGRLHSTLRGHSAEISDLAVSFENTLMAAGSCDKTIRVWCLRTCAPMAVLQGHSGSITSLQFSPFAKGSKRYLVSTGTDATICFWQWDVNNINFSDRPQKFTERPRPGVQMVCSSFSPGGMFLATGSTDDVIRIYYLGGGNPEKISELHEHTDKVDSIQFCHSGERFVSGSRDGTARIWRLTQRQQWRSLLLNMNATLPGSEHTTNEESFFKPKVTMVAWDRHDNSVITAVNNHILKVWNSYTGQLLHILKGHEAEVFVLEPHPSDPRIMLSAGHDGNVFIWDIVRGTKTQHYFNMIEGQGHGAVFDCKFTPDGQRFACTDSHGHLVIFGFGSSKPYEKLPDQVFFHTDYRPLIRDANGFVLDEQTQQAPHLMPPPFLVDVDGNPHPPRYQRLVPGRENIADEHLVPQLGYVATSDGEVMEQVISQLTTDHEEATARRSVLDDAIRQLQEQQDRQSRPGTQAPEQAPAEAPAFPAPSTPRRASVNERGAAEVQSSPNVGLRRSGQVEGVRQMHQNAPRSQMATERDLQAWRRRVVVPELSSSGYSCQDDFRITKGEEEIAIYNAKKRRVTYGSCRDDSEDEVPCIKRAQSRKKQKVFQQSKDGIVEELIEFSCEEGEETATSEDHEMEGSELDSSNEEEEWKSDSSSHSSSEYSDWTADAGINLQPSTPVSSRKRVRRQLSSSEEDNEEEEKQQSDEEERPPQTSKQKSKKPKSKMPKRPKARPSMNREVSNEFRPSTWITDVVPRKSPFVPQMGDEVIYFRQGHEAYVEAVNRNNLYPINMEKQPWRKMELRDQEFVKITGIKYEVCPPTLCRLKLTLIDHGTGKITDKSFYVKYHDMPDVIDFLVLRQSYDEARSRVWQPNDRFRSVIDDAWWFGIIVCQEPYQLEYPDSHFQCFKVRWDNGEMEKLSPWDVEAIPEDAQQPECVGGGVPVTAEEMREVMYKPQTGEWGERSRDDECERIIAGIEQLITVDIVAPFSGPVDIVQYPTYCTVIAFPTDLSTIRLRLINRFYRRLSSLVWDARYIVHNARTFNEPRSKIAHSAKLITDVLLKFINRPSCTDIMEIYNAIEDMDYTDDEDLEEAPGPSSRHRLRQHSVETVPDQDSWKGQCKRLMNYVFECEDSEPFRKPVDPTSYPDYLSIIDTPMDFGTVKGTLEEDRYENPMELCKDIRLIFANAKAFTPNKRSKIYSMTLRLSAFFEERIRTIISQYKTAVKSSEKLRRSQRFRKKLQHHESAVPSTNTTSQKRAALKTQEKVEAASTTKSTSAKVSAPERTRRRSHSSDSSGHSSSEASSGSDSEIESELSMSDSEEEKRPGSSQHHHSRETRGTRRVTRNNGAKKKKIAESEEESSNEGEESEDGGKSSNSLSRRFPSRSSSRSTRLTRNNAVAHRKHTKQPERGAQMNGHCRKFGRERRLSSESERSPSQGTDTYRDEEENVGRRTMKRKTARAAVNKMKLLEASEGNYGSASEEEDKHRRKSSRHATRVSKRTAVSQSSSESEEQSSAQSSKKDKDSLGDWENNEDSIESEASSFRCHQNGESKNSNSRRTTRQAAETGDDLSHVNGHSTKHDSTSEEEESSDGEEEEEAVVSQKSSRSLTTTAVSKIRTCITSYMAEEKSGSRKRQHKPLASSDEEYREHYAQKHPHQNGRKVEKEHAEGSEKNCKLHSKSQEQTSASTHKQDGPESEELRDTPKRSSSRKKRVRSEEEEEEDSNHSDNESKGESNKRQLRNNNKPKRLSHNDSVSESEEEVVPNRRARRKLHASSEEESDGKEKHSPSRRPCLRAQPKKKYINEDSEEDLNSEMQGSCKNGNSNAVSDKGHQRNQKASPATTKQSPSKRKRIYTSDSSDNPYEKKQCMPKAKSYCEDEDKGETKRSNNKYPKKESRSQPEDCSSQEDTSSHQGSEDEKEVECPRGKRRLEQQKRKRQVRCSSSAHSSASKSEEDEESSASSGSQSSPKRKKHNRRSRVSNKGAARQRRRDPSEADSDQSYAEFQRGACGTRIKTRNRGKRTVTYHDSE is encoded by the exons ATGGCCAAAAGTCGGAATATTTCGCTCCTTGAATCGG AGTTATATTACCTAATTTCACGTTTTCTGACAACTGGTCCATGTCGGAGAGCGGCTGAGGTAAATTGGCGTGCCTTATTGACATTTCTTACTATTCAAAATTGTTGGCGAATAGTTCATGAAAGCAGCACATTCGAAACACCTATTTGTTTTAATCAATTGCAGGTTCTAGCGAGCGAACTAGAAGAATATCAG CTTTTACCCTGCAGATTAGACTGGCAAGGACATGAACATCCAAGATCTTACGAAGATTTG GTTGCATCCAACAGACACATTGCACCTGACCATTTGCTGCAGATCTGTAAGCAGATTGGGCCGATTCTGGACAAAGAGGTGCCATCATGTGTTCCAGGCGTACATTCCCTACTGGGAACCGGGAGGCAGTCCTTACTCAGAACATCAAAAG ATTACGGCAACGTTCGGAGGAAAGGCTCATCATTTGCTGCCCTGCACAGAGGGAGACCACCAGAGATGCATTTGAACTGCAGGGATCCTCCAAATCTAG TGGAGGTGTACAGAGGAAGGGAGCTAACCGGTACTCAACGGTTCAGCACTGTGAACCCTGTGAGCAACTATCAGCACATGCGGATGCACAGGAGGATTCTGGGTCATCTGTCTGCAGTCTACTGCATCGCTTTTGATCGAACCGGTCTCAGGATTTTCACT GGCTCGGATGACTGCTTGGTGAAAATATGGTCTTCGTTTGACGGGAGGCTTCACTCCACCCTGAGAGGACATTCTGCTGAGATCTCAGACCTGGCTGTCAGCTTTGAGAATACCTTGATGGCAGCTGGCAGCTGTGACAAAACCATCCGAGTGTGGTGCCTTCGTACCTGTGCCCCTATGGCTGTCCTACAGGGGCACAGTGGATCCATTACCTCCCTACAG TTCTCACCATTTGCCAAGGGCTCAAAGAGATACCTGGTGTCCACTGGAACTGATGCAACAATCTGCTTTTGGCAGTGGGATGTCAATAACATCAATTTCAG TGATCGCCCGCAGAAGTTTACAGAGCGACCCAGGCCGGGAGTTCAGATGGTGTGCTCATCATTCAGTCCAG GTGGCATGTTCTTAGCGACGGGAAGTACTGATGATGTCATCAGAATATATTACCTGGGAGGTGGGAACCCTGAAAAAATATCAGAGCTTCATGAACACACG GACAAGGTCGACAGCATCCAATTTTGCCACTCAGGAGAAAG GTTTGTGAGTGGCAGTCGAGATGGCACAGCACGCATCTGGAGGCTGACTCAGCGTCAGCAGTGGAGGAGCCTTCTTCTCAACATGAACGCCACTCTACCAGG CTCGGAACACACGACCAATGAGGAAAGCTTTTTCAAGCCCAAGGTCACCATGGTAGCGTGGGATCGCCATGACAACTCAGTAATCACAGCCGTCAACAACCATATCCTAAAAGTGTGGAACTCCTACACGGGCCAGCTGCTACATATCCTTAAA GGCCACGAGGCTGAGGTGTTTGTCCTGGAGCCCCACCCCTCAGATCCCAGGATCATGCTGTCTGCTGGCCACGACGGAAACGTCTTCATCTGGGACATCGTCCGTGGCACAAAGACACAGCACTACTTCAACATG ATTGAGGGCCAGGGTCATGGTGCTGTCTTTGACTGCAAGTTCACTCCCGACGGCCAGCGCTTTGCCTGCACAGACTCCCACGGCCACCTGGTCATATTCGGCTTTGGGAGCTCCAAGCCATATGAGAAG CTTCCAGATCAGGTGTTTTTCCACACCGACTATCGGCCACTGATCCGTGACGCCAACGGCTTTGTGTTGGACGAGCAGACCCAGCAGGCACCCCACCTCATGCCCCCTCCCTTCCTGGTGGATGTGGATGGGAACCCCCACCCCCCCAGATACCAGCGGCTGGTCCCCGGGAGGGAGAACATTGCAGACGAACACCTGGTGCCTCAGCTGGGATATGTCGCCACAA GTGATGGCGAGGTGATGGAGCAGGTGATCAGTCAGCTGACCACGGACCATGAGGAGGCCACGGCCAGACGCAGCGTTCTGGACGACGCCATCAGGCAGCTGCAGGAGCAGCAGGACAGGCAGAGCAGACCAGGGACACAGGCCCCAGAACAGGCCCCAGCAGAGGCCCCAGCATTCCCAGCCCCCAGCACCCCACGTAGAG CATCAGTGAATGAGCGAGGTGCAGCTGAGGTGCAGTCGTCCCCTAACGTGGGTCTGCGGCGCAGTGGGCAGGTGGAAGGGGTGAGACAGATGCACCAGAATGCCCCTCGCAGCCAGATGGCCACGGAGAGGGACCTGCAGGCCTGGAGACGCAGAGTGGTGGTACCCGAGCTCTCATCCAGCGGGTACAG TTGCCAGGATGACTTCCGAATTAcaaaaggggaggaggagattgCCATATACAATGCAAAGAAACGACGTGTGACATATGGCAGTTGTAGA GATGATTCTGAAGATGAGGTGCCTTGCATCAAACGTGCACAGTCCCGCAAAAAGCAAAAAGTCTTCCAGCAGAGCAAAGATGGGATTGTGGAAGAATTAATTGAGTTCTCctgtgaggagggagaggagactgcAACATCTGAG GACCATGAGATGGAGGGCAGTGAACTGGATTCATCCAATGAGGAAGAGGAATGGAAAAGTGACAGTTCAAG CCACTCGTCCAGTGAGTACTCTGACTGGACAGCAGACGCTGGGATTAACCTGCAGCCCTCCACTCCCGTGTCATCACGGAAACGAGTTCGCCGCCAGCTTAGCAGCTCGGAGGAAGATAACgaggaggaagagaagcagcAAAGTGACGAGGAAGAACGACCTCCTCAGACTAGCAAGCAGAAATCCAAGAAGCCCAAAAGCAAGATGCCCAAG CGGCCTAAAGCCAGGCCGTCCATGAACCGAGAAGTGTCCAACGAGTTCAGACCCTCAACGTGGATCACTGATGTCGTTCCTAGGAAGTCTCCCTTCGTTCCCCAGATGGGTGATGAG gtaATCTATTTCCGCCAGGGTCACGAGGCGTATGTAGAGGCAGTGAACAGGAACAACCTGTACCCCATTAACATGGAGAAACAGCCCTGGAGGAAGATGGAGCTGAGG gACCAAGAGTTTGTTAAAATAACAGGGATCAAGTATGAAGTGTGCCCTCCGACACTGTGCCGCCTGAAACTGACGCTCATTGACCACGGCACGGGCAAAATCACAGACAAATCATTTTATGTCAA GTACCATGACATGCCGGATGTGATTGACTTCCTCGTGCTTCGGCAGAGTTATGACGAAGCACGCAGTAGAGTCTGGCAGCCAA ATGACAGATTCCGGTCTGTAATAGATGATGCCTGGTGGTTTGGGATCATTGTTTGTCAGGAGCCATATCAGCTTGAATATCCGGACAGTCATTTCCAGTGCTTCAAAGTCAG ATGGGACAATGGCGAAATGGAGAAGCTAAGTCCTTGGGATGTGGAAGCTATTCCAGAGGATG CCCAGCAACCTGAGTGTGTAGGTGGAGGGGTTCCAGTGAcagcagaggagatgagagaggttaTGTATAAACCCCAGACGGGAGAGTGGGGTGAGAGGAGCAGAGACGACGAGTGTGAACGCATCATAGCAGGCATTGAGCAACTCATCACCGTCG atattGTAGCCCCATTTTCTGGCCCGGTGGACATAGTTCAGTACCCAACCTACTGCACGGTGATAGCCTTCCCCACAGACCTGAGCACCATCAGACTGAGACTTATAAATAGGTTCTACAGGCGACTGTCCTCTTTAGTTTGGGATGCCAGATACATTGTGCACAATGCCCGGACCTTCAATGAGCCAAGGAGCAAGATAGCCCATTCAGCAAAACTTATCACAGATGTCCTGCTAAAATTTATCAA TCGACCTAGCTGTACAGATATTATGGAGATCTACAATGCTATTGAAGACATGGACTATACGGATGATGAG GACCTGGAAGAGGCACCAGGCCCCTCTTCTCGACACAGACTGCGCCAG CACTCTGTGGAGACGGTACCTGACCAGGACTCCTGGAAGGGACAGTGCAAGCGCCTGATGAACTATGTCTTTGAGTGTGAGGACTCCGAGCCCTTCAGAAAGCCTGTGGATCCTACCTCCTACCCA GACTACCTTAGCATCATTGACACTCCCATGGACTTTGGGACTGTGAAGGGGACCCTTGAGGAGGACCGCTATGAAAACCCCATGGAGCTCTGCAAAGACATACGTCTGATATTTGCCAACGCTAAAGCCTTCACGCCAAACAAACGCTCAAAG ATCTACAGTATGACTTTGCGGCTCTCTGCATTCTTTGAAGAGCGAATCAGAACAATCATATCGCAATACAAAACCGCCGTCAAGAGCAGCGAGAAGCTACGCCGCAGCCAGAGGTTCCGGAAGAAGCTTCAGCACCACGAGTCTGCTGTACCCAGCACTAACACCACAAG TCAAAAGAGGGCTGCTCTAAAAACTCAGGAAAAAGTGGAAGCGGCGTCAACGACCAAATCTACCTCAGCCAAAGTGTCTGCTCCCGAGAGAACCAGGAGAAGGAGCCACAGCAGTGACAGCTCAGGCCACAGCTCTTCTGAAGCCTCCTCAGGGTCAGACTCTGAGATTGAGAGTGAGTTATCTATGAGTGACTCTGAAGAGGAGAAACGCCCGGGGTCCTCACAGCACCATCACAGCAGAGAGACCAGGGGAACCAGAAGAGTCACCAGGAACAATGGggcaaagaagaaaaaaa TTGCCGAGAGCGAGGAAGAGTCATCCAatgagggggaggagagtgaggacGGCGGGAAGTCGTCCAACTCTTTGTCTCGCCGATTTCCAAGCAGGTCCAGCAGCAGGAGCACCAGGCTGACCAGGAACAATGCTGTTGCCCATAGGAAACACACCAAACAGCCAG AGAGGGGTGCCCAGATGAATGGTCACTGCAGAAAATTTGGGCGAGAGAGGCGGCTAAGCAGCGAATCTGAGAGATCACCATCCCAGGGTACAGACACTTacagggatgaggaggagaatgTGGGCCGCAGGACAATGAAAAGGAAGACTGCCAGGGCGGCCGTCAACAAGATGAAGCTTCTGGAAGCCTCTGAGGGAAACTATGGTTCAGCCTCTGAGGAAGAGGACAAACATAGGAGGAAAAGCAGCCGCCATGCGACCCGAGTCAGCAAACGCACTGCCGTGAGCCAGAGCAGCTCTGAATCAGAGGAGCAGTCATCAGCACAGA GTTCTAAAAAAGACAAGGATTCATTGGGTGATTGGGAGAACAATGAGGACAGTATTGAGAGTGAAGCTTCATCCTTTCGTTGccatcagaatggagagagtAAGAACTCCAACAGCCGCAGGACGACCAGACAAGCTGCAGAGACTGGTG ATGATTTGTCTCATGTAAATGGGCACAGCACAAAACATGACAGTActtctgaggaggaggagagctctGATggtgaagaagaggaagaagctgTTGTGTCTCAGAAGTCCTCCAGAAGCTTGACAACCACTGCAGTGAGCAAAATTAGAACTTGCATTACCAGTTATATGGCGGAAGAGAAGTCTGGCTCCAGAAAGAGACAACACAAACCTCTGGCAAGCTCTGACGAGGAATACCGAGAACACTATGCTCAAAAGCACCCTCACCAAAACGGGAGAAAGGTGGAGAAAGAACATGCTGAAGGCTCTGAGAAAAATTGTAAATTGCATTCAAAAAGCCAAGAACAAACATCTGCCTCAACCCACAAACAGGATGGCCCTGAATCAGAGGAACTCCGTGACACTCCAAAGAGATCAAGCTCTCGCAAAAAAAGAGTGAGgtctgaagaggaggaggaagaagacagCAACCACTCAGATAATGAATCAAAGGGAGAATCCAATAAACGTCAGTTGCGAAACAACAACAAACCCAAAAGACTGAGTCACAATGACTCAGTTTCAGAGAGCGAGGAGGAAGTTGTACCCAACAGGAGAGCAAGGAGAAAACTGCATGCTTCCTCAGAGGAAGAATCTGATGGGAAGGAGAAGCATAGTCCTAGCAGGCGGCCTTGCCTTCGAGCCCAACCAAAAAAGAAATACATCAATGAAGACTCTGAGGAGGACTTGAACTCTGAGATGCAAGGCAGCTGTAAGAATGGGAATAGCAATGCTGTTTCAGATAAAGGACATCAACGCAACCAAAAAGCTTCCCCAGCTACTACAAAACAGTCCCCTTCCAAGAGAAAACGCATTTACACCTCAGACTCCTCAGACAACCCTTATGAAAAGAAACAGTGCATGCCCAAGGCTAAGAGCTACTGCGAAGATGAGGACAAGGGGGAGACAAAAAGATCCAACAACAAGTACCCCAAGAAGGAATCTAGATCTCAACCCGAGGACTGTAGTAGTCAGGAAGACACCTCTTCCCACCAAGGGTCAGAGGATGAGAAGGAGGTTGAGTGTCCAAGGGGGAAGAGACGTTTGGAGCAACAGAAACGCAAGCGACAGGTACGCTGCAGCAGCAGTGCCCACAGTTCTGCCTCTAAAAGCGAGGAGGACGAAGAGTCCTCTGCCAGTTCAGGGTCCCAGAGCAGTCCAAAGAGAAAAAAACACAACAGGAGGTCAAGGGTCAGCAACAAGGGTGCCGCCCGACAACGCCGGAGGGACCCCTCTGAGGCAGACAGTGACCAGTCGTACGCAGAATTCCAGAGAGGAGCGTGTGGCACACGTATCAAGACCCGAAACCGTGGCAAACGAACGGTGACATATCACGACAGCGAATGA